The following nucleotide sequence is from Diospyros lotus cultivar Yz01 chromosome 3, ASM1463336v1, whole genome shotgun sequence.
ttattgagttcTACAAACTGTCATTTGGGTTTTCCAAATATATTCACATGTTACTCTTCAATATCTTCATTTTTGTCTTTCTAATTGTTTCTGAAGCATTTGTGCAAAATTTCCATTTCCAAACTAACTGAAACAATATATAGAAGTTAAACTTTGATTGTTTGTTGGACATGTTTTTCATGGTTTGAACCCTTTCCTAAATTGCAATCGAGTAATCTCTATTACTGCTCCAAGGCCATCCTTGAATGTAactaaatattttgaaaaaagtgTGTAAAATTATCTTTCATCTTTTAAAGGGCATAATATATGAGGTTTATTTACATAGTTTGGTGCAGGTGTTTTGATGGAAGAGGTGACTATAATGGTCATGGGTGATAGTTGATAGGCTGGTGGTAGTTTGCATTTGGCAACAAAAAGCCAGTAATGATGATTGAACTAAGACTAAGCCTGAAAATCTTTGCCTTTCCAGGAGGTTCCATGTTAATGGCTGTGGCAACAATTGACAACATGGTTGCAGTAGAAATATGCCATAATAGTGCTGCAACATGGGCATTGGGATGGCAGGAACAGCAATATAATTTGTAGGCATGGACTTGTTAAGTGACTGCGAGCAATTGACTGAGGGGATTATGTTGGTGGaagtaatattgtaataggctgAGTCAATTATAGCTTGTAGTCAGAAGGCGAATGGAAAGTTGATGCCTTGTAGTTCTGGTTGCCGTGTCTTGGTGACAGTAATACTAGTGTGGAGTGCCAATGGTAACTATGTTCACATTGCTTAGGCTCTATTACTACATATTGGAGGTTTAATTTGTAGGCACATATGTGGTTGTAGTCAATTAGATTTTATTGTTGTCGTCCATATAACCATGGACGTGTTAAGTGGCAGTGAGTAGCAGATCTCAACGATCATTGTCTTTTAATTGCACTTCACTTTCACATTACACCGGAAATTAACAGTATATTTTCTGGCAAGTAGAGGGTCTTTTCATATCCTAAAAGCTTCTTTTGTTACTATAATCCCAGTATCTTATTGTGGTTCCCATTCTTTTTACAGGTGAAGGTTAATCAAATTATTCAGCCATCGTATTTAACTGAaagctttaattttttttgttttattttgaaatttctaagtaaTTGAGAAAATGCCATTTGTTCGTGACACAAATATCTTGAGTAAACATTATAGTATTTCTTCTTTTAAGTTTATGATAGACATGGAAATCataaaaaatagcaaaataaattcTATGGCGGTGCAGGTGATGCTCCTCTGGATTGCCTCCTTCTGGTTAGTAGGATCTTGGATAATTCCACTCTTGGCTCATATAGCAGGTTTCAGAAAGGAATCCTTGACATACAGAGGACAAGCTTTGTACAGTCTTTTAACAGATGTGGCTGAAGGTCTTGCTGGGATTGCAATCCTCCATCACTGTCTCTCAAGTTTCCGTCCCCTGCCACGTGACTGGTTCAGGTTTAGCCTAAAGGGGAAGTGGCAGTTTGATGTTGGCTTGGGCTGCCTCATGTTTCCCCTGGTCAACCGGCTCTCACAAGTAAACGCAAATTTGTTGCCTATTCTTCCATCTACACCTGTCACTGTCTCAAGTGTTGAGCAATCAATTGTTGCACGAGATCCAGTAGCAATGGCACTTTATGCCATAGTGGTGTCAGTTTGTGCTCCTGTTTGGGAGGAGATTGTCTTCCGAGGGTTCCTTCTCCCTTCATTGACCAGGTACATGCCCTTATGGTGCTCAATTCTTGTGAGTTCAATAGCTTTTGCCTTGGCACATTTCAATTTGCAGAGGATGCTCCCTCTTGTATTCCTTGGTGTGGTGATGGGTGCTGTTTTTACACGGTCAAGAAACCTGTTGGCATCCATGCTGCTGCATAGCCTCTGGAATGCCTTTGTATTTCTAGATCTTATGAAATGACATTCTTTTTATGTATTTCATTTCCATTAATTAGTTATACTGTCTATTTCACTTCTTCTGTGTATATGAAGTCGTTggtttttaggaatttttgacATTGATTAGACCCAGATTCTCCATTCATTTCAAGCAAGTTCAAATTTGTATGATATAGATGTTGACAAACTTTTATAATCACTTCACTCTTACCATATCTATTTTGTTTACATCAACAATAGTTCTTGATATTTGCAGATGCTGTTATGTTAACCCAAAAAATCTGTCTAATTTTTTTGGCCTTGGAATGATATATGGGCATGTCAGCTTGGATGGGGTTTGGATATATTTTAAGCTTGATTGTACGGTTAGGTAGGGCTTAGGATAGGCAGGGGAGAGCAATTTGTACTCGTCTTGTGGGCCCTGCCCAAATCTACTTTGGTCAAAACGGTTTGGGTTTGaatttaagaaaaacttgaaatataaaatttgggTTTGGGGCGGTGGTAGGATTAGAACTTTCTGCGCCAAACCCTCACTTATACGTGTGTGagtatctatctatctatctatatatatatatatataatattatttatatattaacatttaaggttgttatttatatttcaacTCATAAAATAAGCTATTAAGTTtgtaaatgattaaaatatattaaaaattttattttggttttaaattttaattttataatattacttttttgaatgttttaatCTTAATTATAGATATTTTAATTAGATGTTATAAGTCgtttatattttaacattattttgaGTTTGATCACATTTTCGTAAGGTTTGGAACGATTTTGAGGGCAAATTAATGTTGATTTAATATAATTTGGataaatgatttgaaaaatggGTTTTCTATTGAGAATCTTCAAATTCCATAAGGACAACATTAGGGTTGATTTTTTGTACCCAATCAAGTTTGGGTCTGAATACGGGGAAAAGTTTAAGAGTTCTGGGTCAGAGATGGCATGCCCCACCCTTTTATCATTCCTCTAATTTATTATCTTAAAtgtacaattttttatttttttatttgtatatcaATTCTATAATGTGagaaacttttaaattttacgaTACTTCTATATGTTGTTTAGGAGGTTAgggttaatttttttcaatatgttttttaacttaaattttatgatACTTCTATATAATTGAGCgtgtaaataaaagaataggTTTAATGACCAACAAATTCACAAAACTCCCTGTTTGTAATAGtggagaaaattattttattcataactggacccttaattttttttaaaaaatatttctctaacttaaaatctaaatttttaattaatgtcgTTGCTATCGATTAGATTGTGCGCCACACTTatgctcccccccccccccccaaaaaaaaaaaaatgcttacCGTGGTAACAAATTAAGAAGATTAGATTAATAGATTAACTCTATAGAGCATGCATAAGGagcttctttatatatatatatatatatatatttgatccCCAGGGTCTCTTTAACGAACAATCAATCTTTTCCGTTGGAATGGCCTTGTGGTTTATTCAACATATGAACAGACCATCCCCGGTATCCCGAATTGGAAACTTGCTATTGATGTCACTAGCTGCCCTCTGTTAAATCCTTATATTTCACCCTACTGCCAACAACAGTAGCAGCAAATGATTATAGCTATCTACGTACTTCCAACTTCCATGTGAAGAAAGGTTTGCTTACTGCttgttgggttttctttatGCTTTATGATATACTAATTAGAAATAATTGTGTTCCTCCATTAGTTAAATAAGCCCTTGCATTATTAAGCAAAACATTCTCCTTGGAGTTTGATTGGTTTATGAATAATTCGATTACTTTTGCAATATGCCTTTGTCTTGGAGAACATTTGGGGGGACCAATTGGTTTCAAGTCACTTTCTCTTTCTGGTTTTTGTCCCCAGAGCATTTTTCCTTGTCCATCTCTTTCTCAGACAATCTGGGGACCGTTGTCTGCTATTTTTGTTACTTTAAAATTGTTCGGGAAATAGTAATTAGCTAAAGCTTTTGTCGACAGCATGTAACTTTCTTTACcatttaaaatttggaaaagTTGATTGgcaaaacaaataaacaaaaaagaagataagaggAGCCAGAATTCACCGCCTCTCAGACTGTTATTTGGGTGCGGAAACCTGATATTTCCCTTTACCCTGTAAACTTTATGCTGATTCAAGGCCAACaatatagctatatatatatgatgatgatgaggatgatgacgACGACGATGATGAGGATGGACACTATCTACAATCTAcatctctctttccttctgCATGGAAAGTAGCAATTTTTATGCCTTGCAATTCTGTTATGGTTTTGAACTTTGAACTGCTC
It contains:
- the LOC127797574 gene encoding uncharacterized protein LOC127797574, translated to MSAPSCHTHSLRPSLLLPPLSRTRAQALTGRTSLLLNRPSNTRLLDSLSISRNRWKISCFRHEDASSDFLDSKNAEEKLPEIVANSGLNQLNNGKDNWVSKLRRIADPVFRAEPWTVPWTAKTILQVMLLWIASFWLVGSWIIPLLAHIAGFRKESLTYRGQALYSLLTDVAEGLAGIAILHHCLSSFRPLPRDWFRFSLKGKWQFDVGLGCLMFPLVNRLSQVNANLLPILPSTPVTVSSVEQSIVARDPVAMALYAIVVSVCAPVWEEIVFRGFLLPSLTRYMPLWCSILVSSIAFALAHFNLQRMLPLVFLGVVMGAVFTRSRNLLASMLLHSLWNAFVFLDLMK